The following coding sequences lie in one candidate division KSB1 bacterium genomic window:
- a CDS encoding O-antigen ligase family protein — protein MTILTGNGDKLSLLERVLRGSLVAMAFGLPFYIAVSQNLVILAALLWIAVQVKRRRVELPRTPLEIGFAAYLVAELISLPFSTNLPQSVLYLRRFLLIGVVYLVGGAVPDLRWLRRMVVAFLAGAAVYSLWGLVFFLQHPDMRVRHIHNSVTTGGITFLAAGFAFALLLGPQARRMRLMAGVTGALAALCLFLTNTRGSWLAFFVTAVFLLAVRRPRLLWTVPLAVLLAYVAVPQTQKVRVRGFFDPNWESNRNRLVWWRTGLAIFADHPLVGIGDVGTEEMYRKYRRDPQEIPAGHMHNNFLHIAVTLGLVGLMGFLFMLWRLFTFLWRAYRRAADATVSSLCLGIFALFLGFQINGLFEWNFGDQEVVTILWFMVGLSVAAWRLEQLARREEGSIELLP, from the coding sequence GTGACGATACTAACCGGAAACGGCGACAAGCTTAGCCTGCTCGAGAGGGTTTTGCGAGGGTCGCTAGTGGCAATGGCCTTTGGCCTGCCTTTTTACATCGCGGTGAGCCAGAACCTGGTCATTCTCGCCGCGTTGCTGTGGATTGCGGTGCAGGTAAAGCGCAGACGGGTTGAGCTACCCAGGACACCCCTGGAGATCGGCTTCGCGGCCTATCTGGTCGCCGAGTTGATCTCGCTTCCATTCTCGACCAACCTCCCGCAGTCGGTGCTTTACTTGCGGCGTTTTCTGTTGATCGGGGTGGTCTATCTGGTTGGCGGAGCGGTTCCCGACCTCCGATGGTTGCGGCGGATGGTGGTGGCTTTTCTGGCGGGGGCTGCGGTCTATTCGCTTTGGGGCTTGGTGTTCTTCCTCCAGCACCCGGATATGCGGGTGCGTCATATTCACAACAGCGTAACCACGGGCGGCATCACGTTCTTGGCCGCGGGTTTTGCTTTCGCCCTGTTGCTTGGGCCCCAAGCGCGCAGGATGCGTCTCATGGCGGGAGTGACCGGCGCTCTTGCCGCTCTCTGTCTTTTTCTTACGAACACCCGCGGCTCATGGCTTGCCTTTTTCGTCACGGCTGTGTTTCTACTGGCCGTGCGCAGGCCACGGCTTCTGTGGACTGTGCCTCTGGCGGTGCTCTTGGCCTACGTCGCTGTCCCGCAGACGCAAAAGGTCCGCGTCCGAGGATTTTTCGACCCGAACTGGGAGAGCAACCGCAATCGCCTTGTCTGGTGGCGTACGGGCCTGGCGATCTTCGCGGATCATCCGCTGGTGGGGATCGGAGATGTGGGCACGGAAGAGATGTACCGGAAGTACAGGCGCGATCCCCAGGAAATCCCGGCCGGCCATATGCACAACAACTTCCTGCACATTGCGGTGACCCTCGGACTGGTCGGGCTGATGGGGTTCTTGTTCATGCTGTGGAGGCTGTTTACCTTTCTTTGGCGAGCCTATCGTCGGGCCGCGGACGCGACGGTTTCGAGCCTTTGCCTGGGCATCTTTGCCCTTTTCCTCGGATTCCAGATCAACGGGCTGTTCGAGTGGAATTTCGGGGATCAGGAGGTTGTGACGATCCTCTGGTTTATGGTCGGCCTTTCGGTGGCTGCCTGGAGGTTAGAGCAGCTGGCCCGGCGCGAAGAAGGCTCGATCGAGCTCTTGCCGTGA
- a CDS encoding ABC transporter transmembrane domain-containing protein, which yields MYRRVLRYVLRYRRWLAASVVCMLFFVVFSAFSLTVVMPFINVLFQAGDTQAVSARPTTPEISVPSRLPNLREQVEAKLNEWFARRSRQEALVLLCGVMAAGFFLKNLFRVGQAYFMAPVEQGVIRDLRNELFRHYQRLSLSYFHGERAGQLISRVIYDVTVINASITAAINSVFRDPLQIVIYLGVMIFLSWKMTLLVLVVFPLVGYAMAEIGNRLKRDSLRTQERVADLASVLQETIYGIRVVRAFGGEQHEIQRFERENQDFFRTVVRMTRIRNLGPCLTEYLGVLVGVLVLYVGGREVLGNSSALSPGGFVLFLGALFSMLQPLKLLGQVHNSLREGVVAAQRVFGILDTPVQVSEHPQAVEVTDLRHSIRFRHVYFEYESSIPVLRDIDLEVQKGERLAIVGPSGGGKSTLVDLLIRFYDPTSGSIEIDGVDLRRIRLDSLRRLMGVVTQETILFNDTVRNNIAYGMDGSVSEEAIIEAAKAANAHDFILKMPKGYDTVIGDRGVKLSGGERQRIAIARAILRNPPILIFDEATSALDTESEMLVQQAIDRLLEGRTSFVIAHRLSTVKNADRIIVLDQGRIVQQGKHEELLAQEGLYRKLYEMQFRW from the coding sequence GTGTATCGGAGAGTGCTCCGCTACGTCTTGCGATACCGGCGCTGGCTAGCGGCGTCGGTCGTGTGCATGTTGTTCTTCGTCGTGTTCAGCGCCTTTTCCCTCACGGTGGTGATGCCTTTCATCAACGTCCTCTTTCAAGCAGGGGACACCCAAGCCGTTTCCGCCCGGCCTACTACGCCTGAGATTTCCGTCCCTTCCCGTCTGCCCAACCTCCGGGAACAAGTTGAAGCGAAGCTGAATGAGTGGTTTGCCCGCAGGTCGAGGCAAGAGGCTCTGGTCCTGCTCTGCGGGGTGATGGCGGCAGGCTTTTTCCTCAAGAACCTCTTCCGTGTGGGCCAGGCGTATTTTATGGCCCCTGTGGAGCAGGGTGTGATCCGTGACCTGCGCAATGAGCTTTTCCGCCATTATCAGCGTCTGTCCTTGAGTTATTTCCACGGAGAGCGTGCGGGTCAGCTGATTTCCCGCGTCATCTACGATGTGACGGTGATCAATGCCTCCATCACCGCGGCGATTAATAGTGTCTTCCGGGATCCCCTGCAAATCGTGATCTACCTCGGGGTGATGATCTTCCTGAGCTGGAAAATGACCCTGCTCGTGCTCGTTGTCTTTCCCCTTGTCGGCTACGCGATGGCGGAGATCGGGAATCGTCTCAAGCGGGATAGTCTGCGTACCCAGGAGCGGGTGGCGGATCTCGCCTCGGTTCTGCAAGAGACCATCTACGGCATCCGGGTTGTGCGCGCTTTCGGAGGCGAACAGCACGAGATCCAGCGTTTCGAGCGCGAGAACCAGGACTTCTTCCGCACCGTAGTACGGATGACCCGCATCCGCAATCTGGGCCCTTGCTTGACGGAGTACCTGGGGGTTCTGGTGGGCGTACTGGTGCTGTACGTCGGCGGCCGAGAGGTGCTGGGGAACAGCTCCGCCTTGAGCCCGGGAGGCTTTGTTCTGTTCCTGGGAGCCCTATTCTCGATGTTGCAGCCCTTGAAACTCCTGGGGCAGGTGCACAATAGCCTGCGGGAAGGGGTCGTGGCGGCCCAACGGGTCTTCGGCATCCTGGATACCCCCGTCCAGGTGTCGGAGCATCCCCAGGCGGTGGAGGTGACGGATCTGCGGCATTCCATCCGCTTTCGGCACGTGTACTTCGAGTACGAGTCCTCCATCCCGGTGCTCCGGGATATTGATCTGGAAGTGCAGAAAGGGGAGAGGCTGGCGATCGTGGGGCCGTCGGGTGGGGGCAAGTCCACGCTCGTCGATCTCCTGATCCGCTTCTACGATCCGACCTCTGGCAGCATCGAGATCGACGGCGTCGACCTGCGCAGAATCCGATTGGACAGTCTGCGCCGGCTGATGGGCGTAGTCACGCAGGAGACGATCCTGTTTAACGATACCGTGCGCAACAACATCGCCTATGGGATGGACGGCTCCGTCTCGGAGGAGGCCATTATCGAAGCCGCCAAGGCCGCCAACGCCCACGACTTCATCCTTAAGATGCCCAAGGGCTACGACACAGTGATCGGCGATCGGGGGGTGAAACTGTCCGGGGGCGAACGGCAGCGGATTGCCATCGCCCGCGCGATCCTGCGCAATCCTCCGATTCTCATCTTCGACGAGGCGACCTCGGCCTTGGACACCGAGTCCGAGATGCTGGTCCAGCAAGCCATCGACCGACTGCTGGAGGGACGTACCTCGTTCGTAATCGCCCATCGCCTTTCGACCGTAAAGAACGCGGATCGGATCATCGTGCTCGACCAGGGCCGCATTGTGCAGCAGGGGAAACACGAGGAGCTTCTGGCCCAGGAAGGACTCTATCGCAAGCTCTACGAGATGCAGTTCCGGTGGTGA
- a CDS encoding TIGR04076 family protein, which yields MEAGHTLTVRVYRIMGHCPVYVEGQSFRIREGYVLEAELAGGICLHSLASILPYYVALSRGVHPSSLGLAGPKADCAYVHCLDPCEITGGGTVVFEIERE from the coding sequence GTGGAGGCCGGGCACACCCTGACGGTGCGTGTGTACCGCATCATGGGCCATTGTCCAGTCTACGTGGAGGGGCAATCGTTCCGCATTCGGGAAGGCTATGTGCTGGAGGCGGAGCTCGCAGGCGGCATCTGTCTCCACAGCCTCGCTTCGATACTGCCGTATTACGTAGCCCTTTCTCGTGGCGTTCACCCCTCCTCCCTGGGGCTTGCGGGTCCGAAAGCCGATTGCGCCTATGTCCACTGTCTTGACCCCTGCGAAATCACAGGCGGGGGAACGGTGGTCTTTGAGATTGAGAGGGAGTAA
- a CDS encoding deoxynucleoside kinase: protein MRKLRYLAIEGVIGAGKTSLARKLAERFDAKLILEKPEENPYLADFYRDPRRYAFQTQLFFLLSRFRQQEEISQRDLFHDLVISDYLFARDRIFAALNLDDRELALYNRVASLLEREVPMPDLVVYLQSSPERLMANIRKRNLPYEKNISEDYIRSLCEAYNRFFFHYTQSPLLVVNANEIDFVHRERDFEDLVREIMRPHRGIEFYSPMTG from the coding sequence TTGAGGAAGCTGCGTTACCTGGCGATCGAAGGGGTGATTGGCGCAGGCAAGACAAGCCTGGCCCGGAAGCTCGCGGAGCGCTTCGATGCCAAGTTGATTCTGGAGAAGCCCGAGGAGAACCCCTATCTGGCGGATTTCTACCGGGATCCCCGGCGGTACGCGTTTCAAACCCAGCTGTTCTTTCTCCTGAGCCGTTTCCGGCAGCAAGAGGAGATCTCGCAGCGGGACCTGTTTCACGACCTGGTGATTTCGGATTACCTATTTGCGAGGGACCGCATCTTCGCCGCCCTTAATCTGGACGATCGCGAGCTGGCCCTTTACAATCGTGTCGCCTCCCTCCTGGAGCGGGAGGTGCCGATGCCGGACCTTGTGGTTTACCTGCAGTCCTCGCCCGAGCGGCTCATGGCCAATATTCGCAAGCGAAACCTGCCCTATGAGAAGAACATCTCGGAGGACTACATCCGTTCTTTGTGCGAGGCGTACAACCGCTTCTTCTTCCACTATACCCAATCCCCTCTTCTTGTCGTCAACGCCAATGAGATTGATTTCGTCCACCGGGAGAGGGATTTCGAAGATCTCGTTCGCGAGATCATGCGACCCCATCGGGGCATCGAATTCTACTCTCCCATGACCGGATAG
- a CDS encoding GAF domain-containing protein, translating into MTDAQGNRLQTQNGVPGESSQRTSASEAPFERDWLAVFYKVALSISRELELQNLLLLIMNEVRTVLRADRCTVFLRDEETGELWSLAAHGEREIRFPAHLGIAGEVLRTGKMLNIPDAYQDSRFNREIDQRTGYRTRSVLAAPLRNRAGEVIGVFQVLNKEGGPFTREDELLLDAISGLAATQIENAQLYAEQKLFLERTIEALANSIDARDPLTAGHSKRVALLCAELAKQLELGEDDREKLRISALLHDYGKIGVRDYILYKMDRLESREVQVMKDHPTKTREILERIRFPKKLRDVPLIASAHHERLDGSGYPLGLRGEEIPFLARVLAVADVFEAMTARRTYREPLHILEVVQEIQAGAGVLYDPRCVQALCGISLLRFLEIHADGQPDFVLPQDHREILGGKTIGEFVRELTEGKTSLVRSLFEHYYRIAIRGGLVHA; encoded by the coding sequence ATGACGGACGCACAAGGGAATAGGCTTCAGACGCAGAATGGGGTTCCCGGGGAGTCCTCGCAGAGGACGAGCGCGAGCGAGGCTCCCTTCGAGCGCGACTGGCTTGCGGTGTTCTACAAAGTGGCGCTGAGCATCAGCCGCGAGCTCGAGCTCCAGAACCTGCTCCTGCTAATCATGAACGAGGTCCGCACCGTCCTTCGCGCCGACCGCTGTACCGTCTTCCTGCGCGACGAGGAGACCGGAGAGCTCTGGTCCCTTGCGGCGCACGGGGAGAGGGAGATTCGCTTCCCCGCGCACTTGGGGATCGCCGGCGAGGTGCTCCGTACGGGCAAGATGCTCAATATCCCCGATGCCTATCAGGATTCCCGCTTCAATCGGGAGATCGATCAGAGGACCGGCTACCGCACACGGTCCGTGTTGGCGGCACCCCTGCGCAACCGGGCGGGTGAGGTGATCGGGGTCTTCCAGGTCCTGAACAAGGAGGGGGGTCCCTTCACGCGCGAGGATGAGCTGCTCCTGGACGCCATTTCCGGATTAGCTGCCACCCAGATCGAGAACGCCCAATTGTACGCCGAGCAGAAGTTATTCCTGGAACGCACGATTGAGGCCCTGGCCAATTCCATCGATGCCAGGGATCCGCTCACCGCGGGCCATTCCAAGCGGGTGGCCCTGCTGTGTGCAGAGCTGGCCAAGCAGCTAGAGCTCGGTGAGGACGACCGAGAGAAGCTGCGGATCTCTGCCCTGCTCCATGACTACGGCAAGATCGGCGTTCGCGACTATATCCTCTACAAGATGGACAGGCTGGAGTCTCGCGAAGTCCAGGTCATGAAGGACCACCCGACCAAGACCCGTGAGATTCTGGAACGCATCCGCTTCCCTAAGAAACTCCGGGATGTACCCCTCATCGCCTCCGCGCACCACGAGCGTCTCGACGGCTCCGGTTACCCGCTGGGGCTGCGAGGAGAGGAGATCCCGTTCTTGGCACGAGTGCTGGCCGTGGCCGACGTGTTCGAGGCAATGACCGCGCGGCGGACCTACCGTGAACCGCTTCACATCCTCGAAGTGGTGCAGGAAATCCAGGCCGGAGCGGGTGTGCTCTACGACCCACGGTGCGTGCAGGCCCTGTGCGGGATTTCCCTCCTGCGTTTTCTGGAAATCCACGCCGACGGTCAGCCGGATTTCGTGCTGCCGCAGGACCATCGGGAAATTCTCGGCGGGAAGACGATTGGGGAGTTCGTGCGCGAACTGACCGAGGGAAAGACGTCGCTGGTCAGGTCCCTGTTCGAACATTACTACCGGATCGCCATTCGCGGAGGTCTGGTCCATGCCTAA
- a CDS encoding AIR synthase family protein, whose protein sequence is MAQDGAPFRVGKLPSQFLAEMLSRYTILDPRVVVGPRIGEDVAAIDFGDRYLLAKTDPITFVAEDIGYYAINVNANDIACAGGLPKWFLATILLPENATDERLVSTIFSQLYRACRKLRVSFCGGHTEVTYGLDRPIVVGTMLGEVDKDKLVTTSGARVGDELILTKGIAIEAASIIAREKEEHLKNVFSPEVVQRAQHFLHDPGISVLRDAQVAVAAGEVHAMHDPTEGGLATGLHELAEAAGVGIRVHFERIPMLPEAKLLCEEFGLDPLGAIASGALLIAAPPSSVPAIVRALQQEGIRAAVIGEVVAPEHGVQITYRDTSMPLPRFDQDEITKIFRGADGDENAPTEPE, encoded by the coding sequence ATGGCACAGGATGGGGCACCGTTCCGGGTCGGTAAGCTTCCATCGCAATTCCTCGCCGAGATGCTCTCGCGCTACACCATCCTCGATCCCCGCGTGGTGGTCGGGCCACGGATCGGTGAGGACGTAGCGGCCATCGACTTCGGCGATCGGTACCTCCTGGCCAAGACCGACCCGATTACCTTTGTGGCGGAGGATATCGGATACTACGCCATCAACGTCAACGCGAACGACATCGCGTGCGCCGGGGGGCTCCCGAAGTGGTTCTTGGCGACCATCCTTTTGCCCGAGAACGCAACCGACGAAAGACTCGTATCGACCATCTTCTCGCAGCTTTATCGCGCCTGCCGCAAGCTCCGCGTTTCCTTCTGCGGTGGTCACACCGAGGTCACCTATGGCCTTGATCGGCCCATTGTTGTGGGGACCATGCTTGGAGAAGTGGACAAGGACAAGCTCGTCACGACCTCAGGGGCGCGGGTTGGGGATGAGTTGATTCTTACGAAGGGAATCGCTATTGAGGCGGCTTCGATCATTGCTCGGGAGAAAGAAGAGCATCTGAAGAACGTGTTCTCGCCCGAGGTGGTGCAGAGGGCACAACACTTCCTTCACGATCCGGGGATTAGCGTTCTGCGCGACGCCCAGGTGGCCGTGGCAGCTGGTGAAGTCCACGCGATGCACGACCCTACAGAGGGGGGACTGGCCACAGGCCTCCACGAGCTCGCCGAGGCCGCCGGTGTCGGAATCCGGGTCCATTTCGAGCGGATCCCGATGCTTCCCGAGGCTAAGCTCCTCTGCGAGGAGTTTGGACTGGACCCACTGGGAGCTATCGCTTCCGGGGCGCTCCTGATCGCCGCTCCCCCCTCCTCCGTTCCCGCCATCGTACGGGCCCTGCAGCAGGAAGGCATCCGCGCGGCGGTGATCGGTGAGGTCGTCGCCCCAGAACACGGAGTCCAGATCACGTATCGGGATACCAGCATGCCCCTGCCGCGCTTTGATCAAGACGAGATCACGAAGATCTTCCGAGGCGCAGACGGCGACGAGAATGCACCAACCGAACCGGAGTGA
- a CDS encoding 3-oxoacyl-ACP reductase FabG: protein MIRLDGKVALITGASRGIGRATAVLMAEAGAAVAINYYRSEGPALELAQSICGKGGKALAIQANVANRQEVDRMVRQTLESFGRIDILVNNAGIWTYGEIDTMPDEVWDETMDINLRGVFYCTRAVVPIMKKQGGGRIINVSSTAGQRGEAFHSHYAATKGAIISFTKSLAVELAPYNILVNAVAPGWVDTEMSAEALRTEGEKITSQIPLRRAGRAEEIAGPIVFLASDLASYMTGEIVNVNGGNVLCG from the coding sequence ATGATACGACTGGACGGGAAGGTGGCGCTTATCACTGGTGCGTCGCGTGGCATTGGACGGGCAACGGCGGTCCTGATGGCAGAGGCAGGTGCCGCCGTGGCAATCAACTATTACCGCAGCGAAGGGCCGGCGCTTGAGCTGGCGCAGTCGATTTGCGGCAAGGGAGGCAAGGCGCTGGCCATCCAGGCCAACGTCGCGAATCGGCAGGAAGTCGACCGGATGGTGCGGCAGACCCTCGAATCGTTCGGCCGCATCGACATCCTCGTGAACAACGCGGGAATCTGGACCTACGGGGAGATCGACACCATGCCCGACGAGGTCTGGGACGAAACGATGGATATCAACCTGCGCGGGGTTTTCTACTGCACTCGGGCCGTGGTGCCGATTATGAAGAAGCAGGGAGGGGGAAGGATCATCAACGTTTCCTCGACGGCCGGACAGCGAGGCGAGGCCTTCCACTCCCACTACGCAGCTACCAAGGGAGCGATCATCAGTTTCACCAAGTCCCTGGCGGTGGAATTGGCCCCCTACAACATCCTGGTGAACGCCGTTGCCCCGGGGTGGGTCGACACGGAGATGTCCGCCGAGGCCCTGCGCACAGAAGGGGAAAAGATCACTTCCCAGATCCCCCTCCGTCGTGCCGGCCGGGCGGAAGAGATTGCGGGACCGATCGTGTTCCTCGCCTCGGATTTAGCCTCTTATATGACGGGGGAGATCGTGAACGTCAACGGCGGCAATGTCCTGTGCGGGTGA
- the folK gene encoding 2-amino-4-hydroxy-6-hydroxymethyldihydropteridine diphosphokinase, with translation MEVVFLSLGSNLGDRLGYLRRAVGLLEGVEGCRVRRTSSVYETEPLGPKDQGPFLNAVVEIEAEGQDPYRLLYACQGIEDRLGRQRQSRWGPRTVDLDILCFGQRVIASERLTIPHPELQRRRFVLVPWAEIAPDHPVPVLGKTVAELLHECPDQAWVIPFADRSALHSPQGKGDGVH, from the coding sequence GTGGAGGTGGTGTTCCTGTCCTTGGGCTCCAATTTGGGTGACCGGCTTGGCTATCTCCGGAGAGCGGTGGGTCTCTTAGAGGGGGTGGAGGGCTGTCGCGTTCGCCGGACCTCCTCCGTCTATGAGACGGAGCCCCTTGGGCCCAAGGACCAGGGGCCTTTTCTGAATGCGGTGGTGGAGATTGAGGCGGAAGGGCAGGATCCCTACCGATTGCTCTACGCCTGCCAGGGGATCGAGGATCGCCTGGGCAGGCAGAGGCAGTCCCGTTGGGGACCGCGAACCGTAGACCTCGACATCCTCTGTTTCGGCCAGCGGGTGATTGCGTCTGAGCGGCTGACGATCCCGCATCCCGAGCTCCAGCGTCGACGCTTCGTCCTCGTTCCGTGGGCAGAAATTGCTCCGGATCATCCCGTGCCGGTACTCGGCAAGACGGTGGCGGAACTCCTGCACGAATGTCCGGATCAGGCGTGGGTGATTCCCTTCGCGGACCGAAGTGCTCTCCATTCTCCCCAAGGGAAAGGGGACGGGGTCCATTGA
- a CDS encoding glycosyltransferase, whose product MRVSGLTIVRNIQIMDYPALEAIRSVLPLCDEFIVVVGKSEDATLDLIRGLGDSRIRIIETFWDPRLREGGRVLSQQTNLGLQHCTGDWVFYIQADEVLHEKYLDRVRSRMTRYLADPRVEGLWFAYRHFYGTYWAYQDNRRRWYRRQVRIVRRHPEIVSWGDAMDFRHRDGSPLRTRPAGAEIYHYGWVKSPERMLQKKRELDRWWHSDEEIAARYGSLEAYMYPDRYFLVPFRGTHPAVMKDRVQSQDWEITVPWTPLRLWPVRKLAVWLEPLTKRLGRVVQRLRRGCCPPRSERRKANRPVGRVEETVR is encoded by the coding sequence ATGCGCGTCAGCGGCCTGACCATTGTCCGCAATATCCAGATCATGGACTACCCTGCGCTGGAGGCCATCCGTTCTGTGCTTCCGCTCTGTGACGAGTTCATCGTCGTAGTGGGAAAGTCAGAGGATGCCACGCTCGATCTCATCCGAGGTCTGGGCGACTCCCGGATCCGAATCATCGAGACCTTCTGGGATCCACGTCTGCGAGAGGGAGGACGAGTCCTCTCCCAGCAAACGAACCTCGGCTTGCAGCACTGCACGGGGGATTGGGTTTTCTACATCCAGGCGGATGAGGTGCTCCACGAGAAGTACCTGGATCGGGTTCGCAGCAGGATGACGCGGTACTTGGCCGATCCCCGCGTGGAAGGGCTGTGGTTTGCCTACCGGCACTTCTACGGCACGTACTGGGCTTATCAGGACAACCGGCGGCGATGGTACCGGAGGCAGGTGCGTATTGTGCGCCGGCATCCGGAAATCGTGTCCTGGGGCGACGCGATGGACTTCCGCCATCGCGACGGCTCGCCCCTTCGCACCAGGCCGGCCGGTGCGGAAATCTACCACTACGGTTGGGTGAAGTCTCCCGAACGGATGCTCCAGAAGAAACGCGAGCTCGACCGCTGGTGGCACTCCGATGAGGAGATCGCCGCCCGCTATGGGTCCCTGGAGGCCTATATGTACCCCGATCGCTACTTCCTGGTCCCCTTTCGCGGCACGCACCCAGCGGTGATGAAGGATCGGGTCCAGAGCCAGGACTGGGAGATTACGGTTCCCTGGACGCCCCTCCGCCTCTGGCCGGTCCGGAAACTGGCCGTGTGGCTTGAACCCCTGACCAAGCGCCTTGGCCGCGTCGTCCAGCGCCTCAGGAGGGGCTGTTGCCCTCCGCGCAGCGAGAGGCGAAAAGCGAACCGCCCCGTTGGCAGAGTTGAGGAGACGGTCCGGTGA